The following proteins come from a genomic window of Patescibacteria group bacterium:
- a CDS encoding HAD-IA family hydrolase yields MYKTVIFDFDGTIADTFSIFCNTLRKLSEDFGQKELTEEDIKAYRAKGAKALIKDFKILPWRIPFLIKKGQVLFQEKIQEAEPFPQIPEILYKLAESNNKLGVLTTNSRKNVQIFLKKHNLEVFAFIVSVPSLFSKSRTIRSTFKKYNLKCKEVIYVGDELRDIENAKKAGVDVVAVTWGYNNKELLVRGNPDFIIEKPKELLNILQD; encoded by the coding sequence ATGTACAAGACTGTAATTTTTGATTTTGATGGAACAATTGCAGATACCTTTTCAATTTTTTGCAACACGCTGAGAAAACTTAGTGAAGATTTTGGACAAAAAGAATTAACTGAAGAAGATATAAAAGCGTACCGAGCGAAAGGTGCAAAGGCGCTAATTAAGGATTTTAAAATTTTGCCGTGGCGAATACCCTTTTTGATAAAGAAGGGTCAAGTTTTGTTTCAAGAGAAAATCCAAGAAGCAGAACCGTTTCCCCAAATTCCAGAGATTCTTTACAAACTGGCTGAAAGCAATAATAAGCTTGGGGTTTTAACTACAAATTCAAGGAAGAATGTCCAAATTTTTCTCAAAAAGCATAATTTGGAAGTATTTGCTTTTATTGTATCTGTTCCCAGCCTCTTTAGTAAAAGCAGAACAATAAGAAGTACTTTTAAAAAGTATAATCTTAAGTGCAAGGAAGTTATTTATGTTGGAGATGAATTACGAGATATTGAAAATGCAAAAAAAGCAGGTGTTGATGTAGTAGCTGTAACTTGGGGGTACAATAATAAAGAGCTTCTTGTTCGAGGCAATCCCGATTTTATTATTGAAAAACCAAAAGAGCTGTTAAATATACTTCAAGATTAA
- a CDS encoding alpha/beta fold hydrolase, with the protein MTDNKEDSDSFSPIPFAELTIPYLRQRKYESELTSLEEVSQDSSYITYITSYDSDQLRINALLTKPTGREPEEGWPAIVFIHGYIPPSQYQTGERYSDYVDYLARNNFVVFKIDLRGHGASEGEPSSAYYSSDYVIDTLNAYAALQNLDFVNPNQIGLWGHSMGGNIILRSLVVKPDIPVAVIWAGSVFTYQDFIDYGIDDDSYQPPSPTAPRRQYRQDLFDTYGSFSLDSNFWS; encoded by the coding sequence TTGACAGATAATAAAGAAGATTCGGACTCTTTCTCACCAATACCCTTTGCAGAATTAACAATTCCCTATTTACGCCAACGCAAGTATGAAAGTGAACTTACAAGTTTGGAAGAAGTTTCACAAGATAGTAGTTACATTACGTATATAACTAGCTATGATTCTGATCAATTGAGGATAAACGCTTTATTAACCAAACCCACAGGCAGAGAGCCGGAAGAGGGGTGGCCGGCTATTGTTTTCATTCACGGTTATATTCCGCCTAGCCAATACCAAACTGGGGAGAGATACAGTGACTATGTGGATTACTTAGCAAGAAATAATTTCGTAGTGTTTAAAATTGATTTGCGGGGTCACGGAGCTTCCGAAGGTGAACCCAGTAGTGCTTATTACTCTTCTGACTATGTCATAGATACATTAAATGCTTATGCAGCATTGCAAAACTTGGATTTTGTAAATCCAAATCAAATTGGATTATGGGGTCACAGTATGGGTGGAAACATTATCTTACGCAGTTTAGTAGTAAAACCAGATATTCCAGTAGCAGTTATTTGGGCTGGATCTGTTTTTACATACCAAGATTTTATTGATTATGGTATTGATGATGATTCTTACCAACCCCCAAGTCCAACTGCTCCCCGACGTCAATATCGCCAAGATTTATTTGATACCTATGGTAGTTTTAGTTTAGATAGTAATTTTTGGAGTTAG
- a CDS encoding DUF389 domain-containing protein: MFWDNFEIVRKIKIENSYQELFEKSKLDFDFAFLSLAGLSICILGLSINSSAMIIAPLIYSILVLPAAVVWKDKEGFFSSLWSLFLELIIGFVFCVALSYVLGVDTQGIDFITNLGQNPLSYFLVATIAGSAAALSLFWPGVSEKLTGVAVSVALVPPMAIMGIAVADQSREVLLNATVNLSLNLVGIIFGAYVILQFIKSRV, from the coding sequence ATGTTTTGGGATAATTTTGAAATAGTTAGAAAGATAAAAATAGAAAATTCTTACCAAGAATTGTTTGAAAAATCTAAACTTGATTTTGATTTTGCCTTTCTGTCCCTCGCGGGCTTATCCATTTGTATTTTAGGCCTTTCTATAAACTCTAGTGCAATGATTATTGCCCCCTTAATTTATTCTATTTTGGTTTTACCGGCAGCTGTTGTTTGGAAAGATAAAGAAGGCTTCTTTAGCAGCCTCTGGAGCTTATTTTTGGAACTAATAATTGGTTTTGTTTTTTGTGTGGCGTTGTCGTACGTTTTAGGGGTTGATACACAAGGAATTGACTTTATAACAAATTTGGGACAAAACCCCCTTTCTTATTTCCTTGTGGCAACAATTGCAGGTTCTGCTGCGGCACTGAGTCTTTTTTGGCCTGGTGTTTCCGAGAAACTAACGGGGGTTGCTGTTTCTGTTGCTTTGGTCCCGCCAATGGCAATTATGGGAATTGCTGTTGCTGATCAAAGTAGGGAAGTGCTACTAAATGCAACTGTAAATTTATCTCTAAACTTAGTGGGAATTATTTTTGGGGCTTATGTAATTTTACAGTTTATTAAAAGTCGGGTCTAG